A stretch of DNA from Dermacentor albipictus isolate Rhodes 1998 colony unplaced genomic scaffold, USDA_Dalb.pri_finalv2 scaffold_15, whole genome shotgun sequence:
caagtattactcaatCCCAAATCGCTACACAACCTAGAGCAGGCGATGGCTGCGAATTCAGTCACGCGCGCGGCTATCATAATGCGCGTCGCCCAACAGCGCAACCCCTGTATCAAGTTCACAGGGGTAGATCCCGATATCGGCCCCGATGAATTCTTGCGCACGCTCAACGAACGTAATCGCGGTCTCGACCTCGACCTTGACAAGTGTAAGGTCCGCGTCACGTTCGGGGAGAGGGCGGGCTCGCGATCGTACGTAGCGGAAGTAGACCCGGAAGGGTTCCAGAAGATCCTATCGCGTCCAAAGCTCACGGTGGGGTGGACTTCGGTTCGGGCACGAGAAGACTTGCACGTGCCCACGTGCACTTTTTGCGCGTCTCATGGACACGGGCGCATGACATGCCCCCACAAGGCGGATCCGTCAAAGGCGCGCGGCATGAAGTGCGGCGGTCACCACTTGACCGTGACTTGTAAGGTCAAGATGGGAGACGCCGAGGTGCGTTGTTCGGAGTGCGATAAGGCGGGCCACAGGGAAACGAATCACCCCACCGGTTTCGCCGAGTGTCCGGTACTCCTGGAAAAGGTGGCGCGGCTCAGGGCGCGCACCCACTACGGCGACCCGAAGTAGAAGGAGCGCCGCGGGGCCGGGGGGTGGGGCTAAAAGGGGTTCCTTTTGTATTTATTCGCGCGCTCCTTGTAACCGGGTATTGGGCCCAATATGGCGTGGGCTCATACCCGCTGAGCGCCGGACATGCCCAAAACGCGCAAGGACAAGAACGCGTCGCCGTCCCGCTCCCTCCCGCGGCCTCCGGCCGCTGAGGAGTCGCCCCGCTTGCGGGGATCCGATTTTTCCGAGGACGGCGACGCGGTCGTCGCTCGCTTTTGCGATCTCGTAGACCAGTTGCCGGCTCCGGAAGACGATCAACCCCCGGCTGCCGTTGGAGACAGGGATGCGGTGTTGTCCTCGGCTTCGCCGCGATCTGCTGTGACGGCAGTGGAGGCGGCATCTTCTGATGCCGCCGGGCGCAGGAGCGGTTGCAGGCGATTGAGCACGCGGTCCTCGTGTACGGCAACCTGCCGGCCAACCGAGTCTCCGTGGAGGCGCGGACCTTCTTCATGGGCAAGGTCTTGGAGGCGGTCGCCGTTTGCTTGGGCCTGAGGGCGGAGGTGACCAGGCAGGGTGGAATGGCCTACATATTGCAGGACCAGCTCGCCGAGGCGCGGCGGGAGGCGGCCGAGTTGCGGAGGCGCCTGGCGGTCGCCGAGGCCCGGCTGGATGGACACGCGGTCTCGGTGGCTGGCTCGGGGCTTGCCGGTCGCGGTCCTGCCGCGCCCGCGGGTGTTGTTCCTGCGCCCTCGGGCGCTGGCGGCTCGGCGGGGTCGCCCGCCGGCCGCATGGACGCGGCCGCTTTGAGGGCGGGCCTTGCGCCCTCTGGCGGCGGGGCCCGCGGCGGACCCGGTGGTGCTGCGGCGGCGGACGCCGAGGCGGGGAGGCCCGGCGCGCTGCACAAGCACGTCGCCTTTCTAACACCGGTTTCGACGACCGCGACGCCGGCGAGGGATGTGCTCCGCCTTCTGCAATCAAACGTGGACCCGCACGCCAGGAACATCAGGGACGTGACGCTTCATCACACCAGGTACGGGCTGACCTTATTTACGGACAACGACCAATCTGTAGCCAACCTAGAAGAAGCAATAGCCGCCAATACGGTGCGCGTCGGTGCAATCGGTGCAATCGGCGTCGGTGCAATACGGTGCAATCCTCATGCGCGTCGCGCAGCCACGTAACCCTTGTGTCAAGTTCACGGGAGTTGATCCCGACATCTTCCCGGAAGATTTCTTGCGCACGCTCAACGAGCGCAACGAGGGGCTCGATCTCGACCTCGACAAATGCAAGGTCCGCGTCACGTTCGGTGAAAGGGCGCACGCGCTAACGACCAGGGGACTGCTCGCCCCTGCCCCATGGACATGGGAAACGCCTCCAACGCCCTCCCTGGTCACGGATTGGTTCCTGCTGCGCCGCGGCTGGCGATGGGGCGCACCGGACGCGACTGAGAGAGCGCGTTCACGGGGATCTTCGCGATCTGTTGGGCGCTCGACGACCTAATGGGCGCGTTCCGCTCGTCGCGATTAGAGGCGCAAACGAAGCGACGTGTGATCGAGCGTGGCGGTGGGCTTCGCCAGTGCTCAGAGGTAGGTAAATACGGTCAGCCCGTCCCGAAGACGCCGGTCGTGCGGCGAGTGAGGCGTCCAGGGCTGCCTGTACATGGAAGACGGCTGCCGCAGCGGATCGTCGACGGCATCGCAGACTTCGGCGCGCCGGTGGTATGCCTCGCCGGACAGTGTGCCTGGACGAGACGACTCCGCAACAACACTGTGCGAGTGCAGTGTGTGTAGTTTGATTTTCTGtcttgctttattttatttcactttctttAATTTTCTTCGTCTTTCAGTGCTTggtttttcgttcttctttttcttttcttttgtaccTTGTACCTCTTTCACTCAGTTATGCTAAATCGAGTGTTCACTTTGCTGAGCCTCCAGGCTGCGGGACCATGAACAGTCATATAGCAGAGGCTGCGACCACTGCTATCAGCAGATGTGAACGGCCTTAAGGTAGTTCGAGCATCCGGAGGCTGTTGACTGTAGCGTCACGTTCACATTATGTTAATCCACAAAGCTGGCATTGGTGTGCATGGTGCCTTCCGGGTGGGTCACGTAAACGGCCCAACCTACAGCAGATCCGCTCGACCGAGACACAGTGGATGCCGCCGGCCCAGTCCGAAGACCCGAGGCGGCGACCACGTACGCGTGGCTTTCAGGCCCAGTGTCGGTGTATGCGGTGCCTACCGGCTGGATCGCATAAACGGCCCACCGTACAGCAGATTCTAGCGACCGAGAAGCACGGTAGATGCCGATGGCCCAGGGAGAGGACCCGAGTCACTGACCATGGTCGCTTGTGACGCGAGGCTTTCATGCCTTTTGCCGCCTTTGTGGAACGTTTTtcatcttttgtttttcttcttttcatcttgTCCGACTGTTTTCGTGCATTGACTGGTAATTTGCcctctttgcttttcttttcatttttctttttcatcttgccGGGGAAAGGGGACTTTTTGCTTACGGCATGTCCATGCCACCCCTCGTCTGTGACTCTTTACTCACATTCATTAGAATGCCCGACGCGAGGGCTTctgacaggcacgtacccaggatttttttcgggggggccctccatcatcatcatcgcgatcatcatcatcagatcaccgttatcatcatcacgatcaccattatcatcatcaccgtcacgatcactatcatcatcatcacgatcaccattaTCACCATCACGAtaaccattatcatcatcattatcaccgttattatcatcattatcaccattatcatcatcaccattatcatcatcacgataaccattatcatcatcgctatcaccattatcatcatcaagatcattatcatcatcacgatcaccataatcatcatcactatcatattatcatcatcaagatcaccattatcatcatcatcaccacgaTCATCATTATCACCACTATCAGCATcacgatcaccattatcatcatcacgatattcattatcatcatcattatcaccatcacgataaccatcatcatcatcattataaccattatcatcatcgcgatcaccattatcatcatcaagaTCACCATTagcatcatcatcacgatcatcattatcaccattatcatcatcacgatcaccattatcatcatcacgatcaccattatcatcatcattatcacgattatcatcatcacgatcaccattaTCACCATCACGAtaaccattatcatcatcattatcaccattatcatcatcacgatcaccattatcatcatcactatcaccattatcgtcatcatcacgatcatcattatcaccactatcatcatcacgataatattattatcatcattatcaccattatcatcatcacgataaccattatcatcatcgctatcaccattatcatcatcaagatcattatcatcatcacgatcaccattaTTATCATCactatcaccattatcatcatcaagatcaccattatcatcatcatcaacactatcatcatcacgatcaacattatcatcatcacgataatcattatcatcatcattatcaccatcacgataaccattatcatcatcattataaccattatcatcatcacgatcaccactatcatcatcacgatcaccactatcatcatcacgataaccattatcatcatcacgatcaccattatcatcattacgatcaccattatcatcattacgatcaccattatcatcatcactatcacaattatcattatcatcacgatcaccactatcatcatcattgtcaccaTTATCATCACCACGCTaaccatgatcatcatcattatcaccatcacgatcaccactatcatcatcattatcaccattgtcatcatcacgataaccattatcatcatcattatcacaatcatcatcatcacgatgccactatcatcatcattatcaccattatcatcatcatcacgatcaccattaTCAACATTATCACCATAatcatcacgatcaccattatcatcatcatgaccataataatcatcattatcaccattatcatcatcacgatcatcattatcatcatcacgatcaccattatcatcatcacgatcaccattatcatcatcacgatcaccaccatcatcatcacgataaccactatcatcatcacgataaccattatcatcattattattatcttcatcatcatcacgatcatcatcgttatcatcgCGATCATCATGATCATCCTTCGGCCTTGacgagcgctcgtgcaagtgtCTGGCCGGCCGGTTCCATCGGGCTCTTGAATTTCGCTGCAAAAACAAGGTATTTCACATTCGGTATCTCTAAATTTTAGCAGGGGTTATTTTTAAACGTGCAGGGACTCGATTCGGCGCAAAAACAGGGCGGGGAAGGgctttattttcgtttttcgAGTGAATCCTTGTTCGGCCGgccaccgggcacaaaatggcCAGGGCTCATACCCTTTGAGCCTGAGCTTGGCCATGCCGAGCTCGCGCAAGGGCAAGACCGCGTCGCCGCCCCGCTCCCCCCCGCGGCCCTCGGCCGCCAGGGAGTCGCCCCGCTCGCGGGGCTCTGATTTTTCAGAGGACGGCGACGCGGTTCTCGCGCGTTTCAGTGAGCTGGTCGACCAGCTCCCAGCCACCGAGAACGAGGCCCGGCTACCGGCGGGTggtgacgaggaggaggaggcccTCTCATCCGTGTCGGAGGGCACGGCCGTGGCGGCGGCGGTTCCCGGCGACCCTGGTTCTACGGCGCGAGGTCGGCTGCGCGCGATCATCGACGAGGCCGTCGCATTCTGCAACCTCCCGGCCAACCGCGTGCCCGTGGAGGCGCGTACCTTTTTCCTGACGCGGCTCTTTGAGATGGTCGGCATCTGCGCCGAATTTAAAACGGAGCTGCGAGCGGAGACGGCCACGGAGCGCGGCGCGGCCCTCGCGTTGCGGGGCCAGCTGAACGAGGCGCGTCGCGAGGCCGCTGAACTGCAGAGGCGCCTGGCCGTCATGGAGGCTGGCCTGGGCGTTCCGACGGTCGTGGCGGCTGGCCAGGGGCCCGCGGCTCGTGGCCCTACCATCCCTGCGTGCGCGGGAGGCCCGGCGGGCGCACCCGCGGACCGCATGAATTACGCGGCCGCGCTGAAGGCAGGCCTTGCGTCCGCTACCGGCGCGGTTGGCGGTGGACCCGGTGCTGCTGCGGCGGTGGGCGCCGAGGCGGGGAAGCCCGGTGCCACACACAAACATGTCGCCTTTCTCACGCCGGTCGGGACGACAGCGACGCCGGCGCGAGACGTCCTCCGGCTGCTCAAAGCCAACGTCGACCCACTCGGAAAAGACATCACGGACGTGACGATACACCGAACGAGGTACGGGCTGACCGTATTTACAATAATGCAACATGGCTACACAACATAGCTGAGAACTCGGTCACGCGCGCGGCCATCATAATGCGCGTCGCCCAACAGCACAACCCCTGCGTTAAATTCACGGGGGTAGATCCCGATATCGGCCGAGATGAATTCTTACGCACGCTCAACGAGCGTAATCGCGGTCTTGACCTCGACCTTGACAAGTGCAAGGTTCGTGTTACGTTCGGAGAGAGGGCGGGATCGCGATCATACGTCGCAGAAGTAGACCCGGAAGGGTTTCGGAAGATTCTATCGCGTCCAAAACTCACGGTGGGTTGGACATCGGTTAGCGCACGAGAGGACCTGCACGTGCCCACGTGCACCTTTTGCGCGTCTTACGGACACGGACGAATGACATGCCCCCACAAAGCGGACCCATCTCAGGCGCGATGTATGAAGTGCGACGGTTGTCATCTAGCCGTCACTTGTAAAGTCAAGATGGGGGACGCCGAGGTGTGTTGCTCCAAATGCGATAAGGCGGGCAACAGGGAAAAGAATCACCCCACCGGTTTCCCCGAGTGTCCGATACTTCTAGAAAAGGTGGCGCGGCTCAGGGCGCGCACCCGCTACGGCGACCCGAGGTAAAGGGAGTGCCGTGGGGCCGGGGGGCGCGGGGATGGCGACGCATCAGACATCTGGCGAGCGTCGCGGAAGCACCCGATCGATCGTCGGTGCGCGGCTGCCTGCGGAAACCTACGTCATGCACTTAAACCTCGAccacgccaggcgcgcgctgatGGCCGCAAACGCGGCGGATGGACGAGGCCCACATATCTATTGCGGCGATTAACGATCCGCCATGCGCAAAAAGGGCGAGGCCGCAGCTACCGCCagatttttcatatttcgcggaaGAGGAGGAACCCCTGAGCGCCATCTTCGTCCGTCGGCCGAATTTCGACGTGTTCCCCGTGCATATGTCTCGGCCTtcgtccactgcagaacgaaggcctctccctgcgatctccaattacccctgtcctgtcgccaaccgattccaactatagcacccgcgaatttcctaatttcatcgcgaAAACCTTAATTTCAATTAAGGTTTTCTGCCGCCTTCTACTGTGCTTCCCtctcttagcacccattctgtaaccctaatggtccaacggttatctaaccggcacattacatgacctgcccagctacatttttttctcttgatgtcatttagaatatcgtctatacccgttcgctctctgatccaaaccgctctctttccctctcttaacgttatgcctagcaatcttcgttcgatcgctctttgcacggtccttcactctcaagtctctgccccatatgtcagcactggcaaaatgcactgggtgcaatccttacttttcaataataatggtaagcttccagtcaggagctggcaatgtctgccgtatgcgatccaaactatctttatttttctgtgaatttcattctcatgatcagggttccctgtgattaattgtcctaggtaaacgaactccttcacagtctctagtggccgactggagatcctgatgtcttgttcctttgcccgactatttatcattatctttgcaTTCTGCATAttgatattcaaccccactcttacactttctcagtAAAGGTCTGCAATCATTTGTGagactcgtctgcattgttgttgaatagaacaatgtcatcggcaaaccgaaggttgctgagatattcaagCACTGTGTAGAAGCATTAGAAGTAGAagtagaagaagtattcaagcactgcgtgcttgaatacttcttccaagcacgcagtgaatagcatttgagaaattgtctccctgtctgacccctttctctataggtatctccctgcttttcttgaatagaattaaggtagctgtagaacctctgtagatattcttacgcgaaggaccagtcagtaagacgagaaactatttacagattatatttacaacaacggctgcagcgctgaccggtttgattcacagcacgagcccagttcgttcttcctcttttCCGGTGTGATGGcgtccacgcgcctcgttcaaacaaacaaataccacacacgTGTAGCAATATTTacgtactccttgattacgtagtgcctctatgactgctggtatctctactgaatgaaatgccttttcgtaatctatataagcgaCGTAGAGAGGGTTATTGTACTccgcggatttcgcgataacctgagtttgacatggatgtgatccattgtaaggtgtctcttcctgaagccagcctgttcccttggttgacaaaatccagtgttgcccttattctattggagattattttggtaaatattttatataatactggaagcaagcttataatttttcaattctttaacgcctccttttttgtggattaattTGGATCCAGCagtcatcaatgagacagacgctcccgtatccaccggcagtcgcacggggacgccgttaactacgaccggaatttgtaaatcccttttagcttccaaagtgctcaccgtcaagacagacgcggacggctgtcctgcggaagttgaagacagcgtctctgcggaagagacgtgctgaacagtacgggttttaacgcgatagcgttaaggagctcgtgtcgcagaaaagccggtgtcgtcggcgtcggcagcgttgaccgtgagcgataaatcacggcaggcgcttcataaataaaaagcaacttccaagattggcccggtgggaatcgaacccgggtctccggagtgtgagacggagacgctaccactcagccacgagttcgatgcttccaagcggtgcaaacgcgcctctagtgaatgcggtgttgccttcgaaacgagccgtggaaagttatactgcggtgtatatcggtaattatgaacatgtaacgtacagaagtcacaattacacgagttgcgaagtgcgtttccgctgcatttcttctgcgctttccgcacacgcagagccatcttgcggcaaacacagaagaccgcctcctctcaatgtacggcgctgccccgacaggaggcgcgccgcgcgcgcattgggaccgctgccaggcgcgtcgcgggactccctctcccctgacgacgcttcgccgtgctcccggtttagattactatctatctctctgcccgtgccgatcacgacgtttggctggcgtagatcgtttcccctccgagacaccgagttctttggttcgtttctttcgctcaggcgcacgtttcgttgccgcggcgaacgctgcgttgctcgacgctcaccgcgtgataggtgggcgctaagtccgatgcggggcgcatcgtaagtgatcgctgtgccgtagcgcattgtcttataccccttggcgggtcgacgggaacgctgtcgcgtcccactcttgaaggcgaagcttaagcgtcctccaatttttttcggcatactgatgcaaaatggcccgACGTGTGTT
This window harbors:
- the LOC135914125 gene encoding uncharacterized protein isoform X1, with the protein product MPSSRKGKTASPPRSPPRPSAARESPRSRGSDFSEDGDAVLARFSELVDQLPATENEARLPAGGDEEEEALSSVSEGTAVAAAVPGDPGSTARGRLRAIIDEAVAFCNLPANRVPVEARTFFLTRLFEMVGICAEFKTELRAETATERGAALALRGQLNEARREAAELQRRLAVMEAGLGVPTVVAAGQGPAARGPTIPACAGGPAGAPADRMNYAAALKAGLASATGAVGGGPGAAAAVGAEAGKPGATHKHVAFLTPVGTTATPARDVLRLLKANVDPLGKDITDVTIHRTRSQRAPTVHGEVLKKQLVRCCFCECAEFLHSA
- the LOC135914125 gene encoding uncharacterized protein isoform X2 yields the protein MPSSRKGKTASPPRSPPRPSAARESPRSRGSDFSEDGDAVLARFSELVDQLPATENEARLPAGGDEEEEALSSVSEGTAVAAAVPGDPGSTARGRLRAIIDEAVAFCNLPANRVPVEARTFFLTRLFEMVGICAEFKTELRAETATERGAALALRGQLNEARREAAELQRRLAVMEAGLGVPTVVAAGQGPAARGPTIPACAGGPAGAPADRMNYAAALKAGLASATGAVGGGPGAAAAVGAEAGKPGATHKHVAFLTPVGTTATPARDVLRLLKANVDPLGKDITDVTIHRTRLSGFHVPALVLPG
- the LOC135914125 gene encoding uncharacterized protein isoform X3 is translated as MPSSRKGKTASPPRSPPRPSAARESPRSRGSDFSEDGDAVLARFSELVDQLPATENEARLPAGGDEEEEALSSVSEGTAVAAAVPGDPGSTARGRLRAIIDEAVAFCNLPANRVPVEARTFFLTRLFEMVGICAEFKTELRAETATERGAALALRGQLNEARREAAELQRRLAVMEAGLGVPTVVAAGQGPAARGPTIPACAGGPAGAPADRMNYAAALKAGLASATGAVGGGPGAAAAVGAEAGKPGATHKHVAFLTPVGTTATPARDVLRLLKANVDPLGKDITDVTIHRTRFSRPGSGAPRLT
- the LOC135914146 gene encoding uncharacterized protein, with the translated sequence MGKVLEAVAVCLGLRAEVTRQGGMAYILQDQLAEARREAAELRRRLAVAEARLDGHAVSVAGSGLAGRGPAAPAGVVPAPSGAGGSAGSPAGRMDAAALRAGLAPSGGGARGGPGGAAAADAEAGRPGALHKHVAFLTPVSTTATPARDVLRLLQSNVDPHARNIRDVTLHHTRYGLTLFTDNDQSVANLEEAIAANTVRVGAIGAIGVGAIRCNPHARRAAT